The sequence ATCTATGCCGTCCGACTCAATGACATCGCCTACCGTGTATTGTGCGAGCTGTTTGCCGGTCAATATCGGCAAATCGATGCGCGCGGCCGGATCATATCGTTCGATTATTTTTTTCTCGTGGTCCAAAACGAGGAGTTCGTCGGCGAGCAGAATCGCCGCCGGTCTCCGCTCCTTAATTTCGATGTGGATTTCATCAGGCAGTTTCCTGCGGACTACGACAGAATGCACTCGTGGAATGCGCGCGATCGAGGCCGCGGCATCGGCCAGAACGGATCGAAAGATGTTTTCACCCTCTTTTAATCCCGATTGTTGAATAATGGTTTGGGCGGTTACATGAGTATTCCCGGTCACACCGATATGCTTGATGCTAAATCGAGAAGAGGAGCCTACAAAGCGTGACACGGTCATTCCCAGCACAGCGACGGCGCAACCGGCGACGGCGATTTTGAGGGACAGAGAGACAGCTCGAACTATTTTCTGTTTTTTTGCGACAATGATCCGCTGGCGCGGTTTTACTTTCTGGCGCCGCTGCGGTTTATTGCGCGCCGTTTGGATGACTTTTGTTCCGCCGCTGAAAAATTTTCCGGCGAAAACCGGCCTGTGATCGCGGCGATGAAGAAAGGCGCGAATCCTGCTCAATGACGGGAATACTCGCCGCTTTTGTGCACGAGAAGACATCGGATCACGCCTCTCCCAGCGTTGTTATCTCTTCTTCGAGCTCAACCTGCATTTCGGTCTGTGCCCGCCGTTTAATCTCGTTGATGAGGTTCAGAACATCTGCCGCGCTTGCGTTTCCTGTGTTCACGATGAAATTTGCGTGTTTCTCGGATACTGCGGCGCCTCCGCACTTGCGGCCCTTGAGGCCCAACCGTTCTATGATGGCTCCGGCATATTGGCCGGGAGGATTCTTGAAGATGCTGCCGGCGCTCCTGGCTTGCAGAGGCTGGCTCTTTGTCCGTTGTGAGATGTAGTGGTTCATGCGAGTCGAGATTTCGTCAGGATTTGCGAGACGCAAATGAAATTCGGCTTCGAGCACGATCCCGCGGGCTGCGATATTGCTTCTCCTGTAATCGAACTTGATGGATTCTTTCTCCAGCCATTTCTTTTCTTTATTTCCCGGGTCATATACCAGCACGCTCTGCACGACATCGGCGATGCTCGAGCCCCATGCCCCGGCGTTTGTGGCGAGTGCGCCTCCGACGCTGCCGGGAATACCGACGCAGAATTCGAGACCCTGAAGGCCATGGTGCAAGGCGAATTTTGCGAGGGCGAGAAGGGAAACTCCGGCCCCGGCAATCACAGCTTCCTTTTTCCTTTCCAAGCGATTGCAGGCTTGATTGAGGTTGATGACAACTCCCCTGATGCCGCCGTCTCCGACGAGCAGGTTCGATCCTCGCCCGACAACCAGACAGGCAACCCGCCGCTCTTTGCAGATGTCGGTGAGAACGAACAAATCGCGCAAATGTTCCGGCTCGACCCAAATATCCACGGGACCGCCGATCCCGAAGGAGGTATGTTTTGCCATCGGCTCATTTCGTCTGACGACGCCATCGATGCGCCGGCGTATTTCTTCATACAGATCGTCCATCATCTGCGGGATGTTCTGGGGCGTTTTGTCCGGGAGCTGTTTCCGGACGGGGCGCGATGTTTCCTTTTGATGCGATCAGCGATCCCGTCGGCAATTTTCCAGATATCACCGGCCCCCAGCACCAGGATAACGTCCCCTTTTTGCATTATTTTTTCGATCGCATCGGGAATAGCGAACTTGTCCTCGAAGAACTCCGCATCGGGATGACCCAGCTTGCGCGCTTCGTTGACGATATTCAGGCCGCTGACGCCCGGCATCGGCTCTTCCCGCGCCTTGTAAATCTCAGTAATCATCAGTTTAGAGGTCGCCAGGAGCGACTGCGCGAACTCTTTGGTAAAGAATTTGGTCCGGCTGTAGAGGTGGGGCTGAAAGATTGCAAGGATGCGCTTGCCCCCGAGATGAGAGACGGCATCCAGGGTTGCAGAGATTTCGGTCGGGTGATGCGCATAATCCTCGACAACAAGCAACCCATTGAAATTGGCTTTTATTTGGAGCCGGCGCTCGACTCCGTCGTACAGCAGGAGCCCATCAGAGACCTGTTGAAACGGCATTCCGAGGCCAAGTCCGACGCTGATTGCGGCCAACGCATTCAGCACATTGTGCTTTCCCGCAGCTTTTACCTTGACCCGGCCAAGAACGCCGATCGGCCCGAGGTTTGCATTCGAATTCTTGACATCGAAAGATGTTTCCATCAATTCGAGTTTGTAAACTCCGTTTTGGAGCGACGGAGGATTCGTTTTAATTGAAACGGCTTCCAGGTCGGCCGGATAGTTTATCGCGTACGTGATAAGGTTGGATCTAACCTGCGGCAGGATGTCGCGAACATTCACATCCTCTTTGTTAACGACGGAAAAGCCGTAGAAAGGGATGCGGTTTGAGAAATCGAGGAAAGCGCGTCTGATCGCGTCGATGGTGCCGTAGTATTCGAGATGCTCCGCATCGATGCTGGTCACAACCGTAATCGTCGGGAACAATTTCAGAAAAGAACCATCATGTTCGTCCGCTTCGGCGACAAGATAATCACCCGTCCCCCACGAAACGTTGCTGCCTTTCCGATTGAGGATGCCGCCGATAATCGCGGTCGATTCGATATCGGCTTTCTCAAGGATAGCCGCGATCATCGAGGTAGTCGTTGTCTTGCCGTGGGTTCCTGCGACCGCGATGGCATTGGGTTTCATCCGCATCAGGTCGGCCAGCATTTCGCTGCGAGGGATCGCCGGTATTTTGGCCTTTTGTGCGGCAAGGAGTTCAGGATTATCACGGGGGATAGCGGCGGAATAGACGACGATGTTTGCGCCATGGATATTATCGGCGTCGTGATGATCGTAAAAGACAGCGCCGAGCTTTTCCAATCTACTGGTGATCGGGCTTGGCTGCGGATCTGAGCCGGAAACCTGGTATCCGAGGTTCAAGAGGATCTCCGCGAGTCCGCTCATGCCGATTCCGCCGATTCCGACAAAATGGACTTTTTGAACGGTCCTGATCACTGCTTTCTTCTCCTCCCACCGCATCCTGACGGTGCTTGATCACTCGATAGCCGATCAGTGCTTGAGACGCAGCCAGGGCGCCGGGCACTGTGCGTTTAAAAGATTCAGGGAAGATTCCCGCTGTGCGTGACGTGGTCACTCCCCCTGGAAAACAAGTTCAAACAGCAAATTGACGACGCGTTCGGCTGCGTCCGGCATGGCGAATTGAGAAATCGCCGTGTGAATAGCATTCAATCGGGACGGCTCATCAGCGAGCGCGAGCAATTTCTCCGCCAGTGAGTCTCCGCGCAGATCTCCATTCAGCATCATCAGCGCCGCCCCCGCCTCGACGAGCACTCGCGCATTCAACTCCTGATGCCGATCAGTGGCGTGCGGGTACGGCACGAGGATGGCGGGCACTCCGACGGCGGCTAGCTCGGCCAGCGTACTCGCGCCCGCCCGCGAGACGACGACATCGGCGGCGCCGTAGGCGCGCACCATATCATCGATAAACGGGAAGACCGCGGCGTTGATTCCGGCTCGTTCGCAGGAATCGCGTACCCACCTGAAGTCATCGGTTCCGGTCATGCAGATGAGTTGAAACCGGCGCGGATCGAGATGCGGGAGGGCGTCCACGACGGCGACATTCAGCGAATGAGCTCCGCGGCTGCCGCCCAGAAGGAACACGGTGAATTTCTCCTGACTCAATCCGAGAGAGCGTTTCGATTCCGCTTTGTCAATGGTTTCGAGGCGCTGCGGCAGGAAATCGGACCGGATCGGATTTCCGACAACGAGCGCGTTTTTTACAGGGAAATAAGCGCGGGACTTTTCGAAATGCACGGTAACAACGTCCACGAAGCGCGAGCACACGCGATTTGCCTTGCCGGGGACGCAGTTCTGTTCATGGATCAGGCTGGGCATTCGCAGCAGACTCGCTGCGAGCACGGGCGGCATGCTGGCGTATCCTCCGGTCCCGATGACGACCTGAGGCCGGAAACGCGAGAGAACAGCAATCGACTGCACCAGTCCGACTGCCATTTTCAGCAGGGCGTGACTTTTCTTCAGAAGATTCCCCCGGGGGAATCCCTCAGCCTGAATCGCGCGAAAAGGAATTGATCGTTGAGTGGCGGTGCGTTCCTCGATCGAGTCGCGCTTGCCGAGGTACATCAGTTGAAGATTCGGGTCGCGCCTCTTCAATTCTTCTGCTATCGCGACAGCGGGGAAAACGTGTCCGCCGGTCCCGCCTCCAGCCAAAACAACCTTCATTGTCTGTTTGTCCTTCCCTCTCCTTTCAGATGTACCGCTGGGGGAGCAGAGGGTCCATGATGGCCGGTTCTTGCGAATTGCGCGAAATATTCATCAGTATGCCCATCGCGATCATATTCGAGAGGAGAGCACTTCCCCCGTAGCTGACAAACGGAAGCGTGATTCCCTTTGTGGGAAGCAGATCTACGGCGACGGCCATATTGATCAGCGCCGTGCTCGAGATCAGAAAACTTATCCCGAGTGACAGAAATGAGGCTTCGCGGTTCCGCGCCTTCAGCGCGATTCGAACTCCGACCACGGCCAGCACGGCGAAGAGGAGGTTGATCGACAGCGTGCCGATCAATCCGGTCTCCTCTCCGATAATGGAGAAAACGAAATCGGTGTGAGGCGCGGGCAAATAGAGATTTTTTTGCAGGCCTTGCCCCAGTCCCGCCCCCGAAATACCCCCACTGCCGAGCGCCGCCATCGACTGGATGATTTGCCACCCATAGCGTTTCGGGTCTTTCCACGGATCGATAAAGGCGAGCATCCTCTGGACGCGGTAGGGCTCGAGCACGATCATGAGGACCAATCCCGCGAACGCGGCCCCCGAAAGCGCAAGGAGATGACGAAGATTGGCGCCCGCAATAAAGAGAAGCAGCAAGGCGGTGACCCCGATCGTAAACGGGATGCCCAGGTCATGGCCGGCAAGTATGAGACCGGCCAGGACGGAAACCGCCCCTAGCGCCGGCAGCAGGCCTTTCTTGAAATTCTTCAGATGTTCGGCCTTTCGGGCGCAAAAACTCGCGAGGAAAAAGACAGCCGCGAGGCGGGCGAATTCCGACGGCTGTATCGTGGTAAACCCGATGTCAAGGCTTCTCCTGGCTTCGCCTACCTGGACCCCCATGGGAGTAGATACGAGCAGAAGCGCGAAGATTGAGCTGGCATAAAAGATGTACCAGTGTCGCGTCCAAGTTTCGTAGCGGATGACGGCCGTCGATGCCATCGCGATGAGTCCCACTATCACAAAGGCGATCATGCGCTTGAAATGATAGTGGTCGTCGCCCATCGTCTTGAGGCCGACCGGCGCAGAAGCGCTGTAGGCCATTATGATGGCGAAACACAAGAGAAGGAACGTTACGATCATCAGCACACTGAATTCGGGATTGCGTCTCACAGTTTGTTGACCGTTTCCTTGAAGACCCGACCGCGATGCTCATAGTTGCGAAACATATCGAAGCTGGCGCACGCCGGAGCGAGAAGGACGCAGTCGCCCGGGTGGGCCATCGTCGCCGCGAGACTCACCGCCTCCGGCAAGGTTGCCGCCCTCGTGATGGGGACGATGCCGGCGAGAGCCTCCTCCAGAAGCGGAGCGTCTTCGCCGAGAGTCACCATGGCGCGAACCTTCTTTTCGAAGAGCGGCCTGAGCACGAGGTAACTGCTGCCCTTCCCCCGCCCGCCCGCGATCAGAATAATCGGCCGCTCGAAACTTTCCAGCGCCTTAACGAGGGCATCGATATTGGTTGCCTTCGAATCGTTGACGAAAAGCACTCCGTCCTTCTCGCGCACCCGCTCCAGCCGGTGCTCGACGCCCTTAAAGTTCTTGACGGCGCGGGCGTAGTTTGTCCAGGGGATTTCCAGCGGCAAGACCGCCGCGACGGCTGCAAGCACGTTTTCGACATTATGCCGCCCGAGCAGGGGAATCTGGGAGACATCCAGTATTTCTTTTTCCCGATCTTCATAGCGGACGACCACCCGCGTTCCGCGCAGAAATGCGCCCTGCTCGACTTCTCTGTTCAGACTGAACCACAGGATTTTGGAGCAGATGTTTTCGGCCGATTGGGCGACGAACTCGTCGTCCTGATTCAGGACTGCAAAATCACCCGCCGACTGGTTCTTGAACAGCGCAAACTTGGCGGCGGCATATTCGTCCATTGAATGGTACCGGTTGAGATGATCGGGCGTGATGTTCAGGAGAATGCCGACGAAGGGGCTAAAATCGCGGATATTCTCCAGTTGAAAACTGCTTACCTCCAGCACCATCGCGTCGGAGGGCTTTTTATTCACCACCTGAGAGAACGGAATCTGGATATTTCCTCCGAGCTGCGCCTTCAGTCCGGCGAAGGTCACCAGATGATGAACGAGGCTGGTGGTGGTTGTTTTGCCGTTGGTGCCGGTAATCGCCAGGATCGGCACGTCACAGAACCAATAGGCGAGTTCGACTTCGCTGATGATCATGATGCCGGCTGCACGCGCTTCTTGGAGCTGGGGCAGGTCCGACGGCACTCCCGGACTGATAATGATCATATCCGAATCGAGAAGCAGCCTTTCGCTGATTCCTCCGAGATGATATTCCTTCACGATCCGCCGGAGTGATCTTCTCTCCGCCTCGAGTTCCTTTTCAGTCTTATCGTCGGTGACGCTCACAACCGCTTTTTGCTGGGAAAGCAGCCGCGCAGCCGCAATGCCGCTCAATCCCAGCCCGACAACAGCCACCTTCTTCCCCGAAAGGGAATGCATATACTTCATCTCACTTTCAGCGTGGCCAGGCTGAGCAGTGCGAAGATTGCCGCAATTATCCAAAATCTCACCGTCACCTTTGCTTCGGACCATCCAATCAACTCAAAATGATGGTGCAGTGGAGCCATTTTGAAAACTCTCTTGCCCCCACGCAACTTGTAGGAAAACACCTGTATTATGACCGATGCGGCCTCCAGCACGAAGAGGCCGCCCACGATTACGAGAAGCAATTCCTGCTTTATCAATATTGCGACAGTGCCCAGCACCCCGCCCAGCGCCAAGGCGCCGGTATCGCCCATAAAGACTTCGGCCGGGTGCGCGTTATACCAGAGGAATCCCAATCCGGCGCCCGCCACGGCTGACAGGAAAATGGTGAGTTCACCGGCGCCCACCACGTGCGTGATGAAGAGATAGCGGGTGAAATCGGCGCGCCCGACCAGATAGGACATACCGGTGTATGCCAGTGCCGCCATGATGACCGAGCCGACTGCCAGGCCGTCGAGCCCGTCGGTAAGATTGACGGCATTGGAAGCCCCGACGATGATCAGCACGACAAAGAGGATATACAGCACGCCGAAGGAGATGTAGTAGTTCTTGAAGAAGAGCAGCGCCACCTTGTCTCCATATTCGGCATTGACCGGGTTGAAATACAGATAGACACCGAGCCCGAGGCCGAGAATGATCTGGGCGACAAACTTGAATCTGGCGGTCAATCCGAGCGATCTCTTTTTTCTCATTTTGATAAAGTCGTCGAGAAAACCGATGGCTCCAAGCCAGAACATGCAGAAAAGCGTAATAAGGATGAGTTTATTGAATATGTTGGCCCACAGAAGAGTGGCGAATGCAACGGAGCCAATGATCAACAGGCCGCCCATGGTCGGAGTACCGGCTTTGTTCTGATGTATCTTATGGAGATCAGCGACGTGCTCCTTGCGAATCTGCTGGCCTATCTTGAGCGCTTTCAGCTTTGCGATCATCCAGGGGCCGGCCAGAATGCTGACTGCAAGCGCAGTCATAGCCGCCAGCGCCGACCGCAAGGTGATATACGTAAAGGCGTTCAATCCCGAAACGTAAGGAATAAGTTTCAAGAAAACTAAGTAGAGCATTTACCCTTCTTCATTCAGCAGGTGCAGCACCCGTTCCATGCGCATGCCCCTTGACCCTTTGACCAGCAAGAGGTCTTGGGGCTGCAGTATTTCTCGCAGAGATGTCGCTATTTCCTCGGGCCGAGCGAAGCACGAGATACGATTCGCCTGCAGGCCTGCATCGACCGCTCCGGCGCGCACCTCGTCTGCGAACGATCCCATCAGGTAAAGCAGGTCGGGGCCGAGCTGCCCTACGAAGAGGCCGAGCGAGCGATGCGCTTCGCGGGCATAATCGCCCAGTTCCAGCATGTCGCCAAGCACCAGAATTCTTCGAGCGGCCGGCATGGCCATTACCGTCGATATCGACTCGCGCATGGCCCGAGGGTTGGCATTATAGGCGTCGTTGACGGCTGTGATGCCGCGCAGATCGAGTATCTCCATCCGCATCTTGCAGCCGGCAAACCGCCTGAGCCCGCACCGGATCTGTTCGAAGTCGATCCCCAGTTCCCGCGCGGCGGCCGTTGCGGCAAGCGCGTTCAGGATGTTATGCAAGCCGGCGACGGGAACGGTCATGGGTTCCCGGCCGTTCACCAGGAACTCGGCTCCGTTTTTTAGATCTTGCCGAACCGCGGTTGCGTAGAAATCCGCCGAATCCGCGGCGCCAAAGGTTGTTATCTTTCCCTTGAAGCCGGAACCGATTCTCTCGACCGGGATATCGTCATGATTGATGACGAGGAACCCGTCAGGCGCAATGAATCCGGCGAGCGAGCATTTTTCATTCATGACCCCCTCGAGGGAACCGAATCCTTCAAGATGAACCGGTCCGACACTGGTGATGATGCCGCCCGTCGGATTGAGAATCGACGAGAGGCGCGCTATCTCGCCCGGCGAATTGGATGCGATTTCAATGACCGCGGCTTTTATTTCCGGCGCGAGTTTGAGAAGCATAAGCGGTGCGCCGATCAGGTTATTCAGGTTTCCCTCTGTTTTCAGGGCTTTTCCGCCTTCGTTGAGGATGGCAGAGAGCATGTCTTTGGTGGTGGTCTTTCCGCAACTTCCAGTAATCCCGATGACGGGGATATGAAACATGGCCCGATATCTTTGCGCGAGCAGGTGTAAAGCGGCAAGCGTATCGCCCACCTCGATCAGACCGCCGTCATCAGGAAGCCGTTCCTGCATCTCGCGCAGTTGTCCGCGCTCCGCGATAACCGCCGCGGCGCCTTTCTCGAGCGCCTTTTCGGCGAAGGCATGGCCATCGAAGCGTTCCCCTTTGAGCGCCAGAAACACCTCGCCCGGTTGAATCGTTCTTGTGTCGGTTGAAAGACCTGAGACAGGCGAAGAGGAAGCGCCTGCGATCAGGCGGCCTCCACACAAGTCGGTCATTTCTTCAAGGGACATCGTTTTCATCGGCTACTTCTCTGGTTTGTTCATCGATTGAAGCCAAGCTCGCGCGATCGCCTTATCGTCAAATTCGACGGTAGCGTCTTTGAATATCTGGTACGTTTCGTGGCCCTTGCCCGCGATGACCACGATATCACCGGTCTCGGCCGTGGCGAGCGCCTCCTCTATGGCCTCGCGCCGATCGATGATTACCAGATAATGCTGGCCTCGCTCCTTCCCCATCTTCTGAAAACCGATTTCGATGTCAAGCGCAATGCGATAGGGATCTTCCGAGCGGGGATTGTCGGAGGTTACGATGGAGAAATCGGAAATTGATGCGGCGAGTTTTCCCATTTCCGGCCGTTTGCTCCGATCACGGTCTCCACCGGCTCCGAAAACGGCAATGAGCTTTCCTTTGCAGATGGAGCGCGCGGACTCGAGAAGCAGCTTGATCGCTTCCGGAGTGTGCGCGTAATCCACAATGACTTCAAAAGGCTGACCCTCTGACACGCGCTCGAATCTGCCCGGGACAAGCTCGAGCTGCTCCAGTCCCTGCTTGATTGTCGAGACGTCGATGTCGAGTCCGAGACAGACACCGGCTGCGGCCAGCGCATTATAAACGCTGTGTCTTCCCAGCAGCTTGAGGTTCACCGGGAAATCGCCGGCGGGCGTGGAGGCCAGAAATGCAGTGTGAGATGCGCCAATCTCGATATTTCGGGCGCAGATATCCGCCGGGTTCTTGATGCCGAAGGTCAGCTTCCTTGTTTGTGTCGCGGCCGCGATATCTTTGCCGCGGGCATCGTCGGCGGAGATAACGGCGCAGTTCGCCTGCGGATTCCGCGAGAGCAACTCGAACAAATGCCTCTTCGAGACGAAGTAGTCCTCCATGTTCGCGTGATAATCGAGATGATCAAGCGACAGGTTGGTATAGACGGCGACGGCAAAGCGAATGGCCTCGACGCGGAATTGGTGAAGGGCATGCGAGGAGACCTCCATCACAAAATGAGTATGCCCGGCATCAAGGGCTTTTCTCAACGATGAGCTCAGGTCGATTGGGCCGGGCGTGGTATTTTTTGCCGCCTCGGTCGTCCCCGCGACCGAATAGCAGATGGTTCCGATTCCGGAGGAGGAGATGCCGGCGGCGCTGAGGATCGAGCGGATAAGGTAGAGCGTGGAACTCTTGCCGTTGGTTCCCGTTATCCCGATGACATTCAATTGTCGTGACGGGTGCTCGTAGAAAGCTTCGGCAAGGAGGGCGGCTGCCTTCCGGCTGTCGGGGACTGCGATGGAGACGACTCCGGGAAGTTCCGCAACCGATTTGCCGACGACGGCGGCGGCTCCCTGGCGCAGCGCGTGCTCGACGTACCGGTGGCCGTCTTCCTTATTGCCGGCGATCGCTACGAACAGGAATCCCTTTTGCACTTTTCGGGAATCGGCGGTGATACCGGTTATCTCGATATCGGCGCCGCCGGTGACGGTCTTTTCCGTCAGTTCGTCGAGCAGAGAATATAATTTCATCATGCGTCTTTTCTCTTGAAGGCGATCCGGCACGGCCGTCCGGCCCGTAATGCTTCGCCGGGCGCCGGTGATTGAGAGATTGCGATTCCGGATCCTTCGAGGTCGAGTTTAATGGAATAGACCGAGAGAGACTCGATAACGGCGCGAATGGTCATCCCTCGAACGTCAGGCATATGCGGCCCGTCTGACGGGTTTCGGGAAGGCGCCTGCTTCAGAGTTTCCTTTTTAGCCAATTTCCGACCATTCCATCCATCTTTTTGTTCAGGCGGCTGCTGCTCTTCCGGATTAGTCGGTGGAATCTCGAGTCGATTGAGAATTCCCTGCGCTATCTTTTTGAAAGCAGGTGCGGCCACCGATCCGCCATAGTACTTGCCTTTCGGAGAATCCGCCATCACGACGATACAAGCGACCGGGTCGTCCGCCGGCACGAACCCGGCAAAGACGGCCACATATTTGCCGCGGCAATATCCGCCATTCACGAGGTCGGCCTTTTGAGCGGTTCCGGTTTTTCCCGCGCATGCGTAGCCGGCTATTTTGGCGGCGGCGCCCGTGCCGGAATTCGTAACGTCCACCAGCATCTTCGTCAGCATTTGGGCCGT is a genomic window of Candidatus Abyssobacteria bacterium SURF_5 containing:
- a CDS encoding FtsQ-type POTRA domain-containing protein; amino-acid sequence: MSSRAQKRRVFPSLSRIRAFLHRRDHRPVFAGKFFSGGTKVIQTARNKPQRRQKVKPRQRIIVAKKQKIVRAVSLSLKIAVAGCAVAVLGMTVSRFVGSSSRFSIKHIGVTGNTHVTAQTIIQQSGLKEGENIFRSVLADAAASIARIPRVHSVVVRRKLPDEIHIEIKERRPAAILLADELLVLDHEKKIIERYDPAARIDLPILTGKQLAQYTVGDVIESDGIDGALHIIDLMNELGMAKSIGISEINIDDPDDILLIAEQSGATIHLGTGDYPGKLWRLKKVTEEIQRHGRLKLASLERVDMRFETIVPAKFGS
- the murG gene encoding undecaprenyldiphospho-muramoylpentapeptide beta-N-acetylglucosaminyltransferase is translated as MKVVLAGGGTGGHVFPAVAIAEELKRRDPNLQLMYLGKRDSIEERTATQRSIPFRAIQAEGFPRGNLLKKSHALLKMAVGLVQSIAVLSRFRPQVVIGTGGYASMPPVLAASLLRMPSLIHEQNCVPGKANRVCSRFVDVVTVHFEKSRAYFPVKNALVVGNPIRSDFLPQRLETIDKAESKRSLGLSQEKFTVFLLGGSRGAHSLNVAVVDALPHLDPRRFQLICMTGTDDFRWVRDSCERAGINAAVFPFIDDMVRAYGAADVVVSRAGASTLAELAAVGVPAILVPYPHATDRHQELNARVLVEAGAALMMLNGDLRGDSLAEKLLALADEPSRLNAIHTAISQFAMPDAAERVVNLLFELVFQGE
- a CDS encoding UDP-N-acetylmuramoyl-L-alanyl-D-glutamate--2,6-diaminopimelate ligase, translated to MMKLYSLLDELTEKTVTGGADIEITGITADSRKVQKGFLFVAIAGNKEDGHRYVEHALRQGAAAVVGKSVAELPGVVSIAVPDSRKAAALLAEAFYEHPSRQLNVIGITGTNGKSSTLYLIRSILSAAGISSSGIGTICYSVAGTTEAAKNTTPGPIDLSSSLRKALDAGHTHFVMEVSSHALHQFRVEAIRFAVAVYTNLSLDHLDYHANMEDYFVSKRHLFELLSRNPQANCAVISADDARGKDIAAATQTRKLTFGIKNPADICARNIEIGASHTAFLASTPAGDFPVNLKLLGRHSVYNALAAAGVCLGLDIDVSTIKQGLEQLELVPGRFERVSEGQPFEVIVDYAHTPEAIKLLLESARSICKGKLIAVFGAGGDRDRSKRPEMGKLAASISDFSIVTSDNPRSEDPYRIALDIEIGFQKMGKERGQHYLVIIDRREAIEEALATAETGDIVVIAGKGHETYQIFKDATVEFDDKAIARAWLQSMNKPEK
- the murB gene encoding UDP-N-acetylmuramate dehydrogenase, producing MMDDLYEEIRRRIDGVVRRNEPMAKHTSFGIGGPVDIWVEPEHLRDLFVLTDICKERRVACLVVGRGSNLLVGDGGIRGVVINLNQACNRLERKKEAVIAGAGVSLLALAKFALHHGLQGLEFCVGIPGSVGGALATNAGAWGSSIADVVQSVLVYDPGNKEKKWLEKESIKFDYRRSNIAARGIVLEAEFHLRLANPDEISTRMNHYISQRTKSQPLQARSAGSIFKNPPGQYAGAIIERLGLKGRKCGGAAVSEKHANFIVNTGNASAADVLNLINEIKRRAQTEMQVELEEEITTLGEA
- a CDS encoding UDP-N-acetylmuramate--L-alanine ligase, translated to MRWEEKKAVIRTVQKVHFVGIGGIGMSGLAEILLNLGYQVSGSDPQPSPITSRLEKLGAVFYDHHDADNIHGANIVVYSAAIPRDNPELLAAQKAKIPAIPRSEMLADLMRMKPNAIAVAGTHGKTTTTSMIAAILEKADIESTAIIGGILNRKGSNVSWGTGDYLVAEADEHDGSFLKLFPTITVVTSIDAEHLEYYGTIDAIRRAFLDFSNRIPFYGFSVVNKEDVNVRDILPQVRSNLITYAINYPADLEAVSIKTNPPSLQNGVYKLELMETSFDVKNSNANLGPIGVLGRVKVKAAGKHNVLNALAAISVGLGLGMPFQQVSDGLLLYDGVERRLQIKANFNGLLVVEDYAHHPTEISATLDAVSHLGGKRILAIFQPHLYSRTKFFTKEFAQSLLATSKLMITEIYKAREEPMPGVSGLNIVNEARKLGHPDAEFFEDKFAIPDAIEKIMQKGDVILVLGAGDIWKIADGIADRIKRKHRAPSGNSSRTKRPRTSRR
- a CDS encoding UDP-N-acetylmuramoyl-tripeptide--D-alanyl-D-alanine ligase, encoding MKTMSLEEMTDLCGGRLIAGASSSPVSGLSTDTRTIQPGEVFLALKGERFDGHAFAEKALEKGAAAVIAERGQLREMQERLPDDGGLIEVGDTLAALHLLAQRYRAMFHIPVIGITGSCGKTTTKDMLSAILNEGGKALKTEGNLNNLIGAPLMLLKLAPEIKAAVIEIASNSPGEIARLSSILNPTGGIITSVGPVHLEGFGSLEGVMNEKCSLAGFIAPDGFLVINHDDIPVERIGSGFKGKITTFGAADSADFYATAVRQDLKNGAEFLVNGREPMTVPVAGLHNILNALAATAAARELGIDFEQIRCGLRRFAGCKMRMEILDLRGITAVNDAYNANPRAMRESISTVMAMPAARRILVLGDMLELGDYAREAHRSLGLFVGQLGPDLLYLMGSFADEVRAGAVDAGLQANRISCFARPEEIATSLREILQPQDLLLVKGSRGMRMERVLHLLNEEG
- the ftsW gene encoding putative lipid II flippase FtsW; the encoded protein is MRRNPEFSVLMIVTFLLLCFAIIMAYSASAPVGLKTMGDDHYHFKRMIAFVIVGLIAMASTAVIRYETWTRHWYIFYASSIFALLLVSTPMGVQVGEARRSLDIGFTTIQPSEFARLAAVFFLASFCARKAEHLKNFKKGLLPALGAVSVLAGLILAGHDLGIPFTIGVTALLLLFIAGANLRHLLALSGAAFAGLVLMIVLEPYRVQRMLAFIDPWKDPKRYGWQIIQSMAALGSGGISGAGLGQGLQKNLYLPAPHTDFVFSIIGEETGLIGTLSINLLFAVLAVVGVRIALKARNREASFLSLGISFLISSTALINMAVAVDLLPTKGITLPFVSYGGSALLSNMIAMGILMNISRNSQEPAIMDPLLPQRYI
- a CDS encoding phospho-N-acetylmuramoyl-pentapeptide-transferase; amino-acid sequence: MLYLVFLKLIPYVSGLNAFTYITLRSALAAMTALAVSILAGPWMIAKLKALKIGQQIRKEHVADLHKIHQNKAGTPTMGGLLIIGSVAFATLLWANIFNKLILITLFCMFWLGAIGFLDDFIKMRKKRSLGLTARFKFVAQIILGLGLGVYLYFNPVNAEYGDKVALLFFKNYYISFGVLYILFVVLIIVGASNAVNLTDGLDGLAVGSVIMAALAYTGMSYLVGRADFTRYLFITHVVGAGELTIFLSAVAGAGLGFLWYNAHPAEVFMGDTGALALGGVLGTVAILIKQELLLVIVGGLFVLEAASVIIQVFSYKLRGGKRVFKMAPLHHHFELIGWSEAKVTVRFWIIAAIFALLSLATLKVR
- the murD gene encoding UDP-N-acetylmuramoyl-L-alanine--D-glutamate ligase, with product MVRSKGDGEILDNCGNLRTAQPGHAESEMKYMHSLSGKKVAVVGLGLSGIAAARLLSQQKAVVSVTDDKTEKELEAERRSLRRIVKEYHLGGISERLLLDSDMIIISPGVPSDLPQLQEARAAGIMIISEVELAYWFCDVPILAITGTNGKTTTTSLVHHLVTFAGLKAQLGGNIQIPFSQVVNKKPSDAMVLEVSSFQLENIRDFSPFVGILLNITPDHLNRYHSMDEYAAAKFALFKNQSAGDFAVLNQDDEFVAQSAENICSKILWFSLNREVEQGAFLRGTRVVVRYEDREKEILDVSQIPLLGRHNVENVLAAVAAVLPLEIPWTNYARAVKNFKGVEHRLERVREKDGVLFVNDSKATNIDALVKALESFERPIILIAGGRGKGSSYLVLRPLFEKKVRAMVTLGEDAPLLEEALAGIVPITRAATLPEAVSLAATMAHPGDCVLLAPACASFDMFRNYEHRGRVFKETVNKL